In the Deltaproteobacteria bacterium genome, GTGATCTCAGCGATGCACCTCGACGCCCTCGCATAGGGCCGTTCCAGTACGATGGGCTTTCTCCGTTGCACCGACTCCCATACCTCGTTGTCGTAGGCGACGTAGCCGAAATAGTCGAGATGGATCCCGAAGAAACGGAGGCAGGAACTCCTCATGGAAAATCCGACCTCCATATCCCCTTTGGTTCTCACCTGGTTGAGGATAAGCTTCGGCCTGAACCTCTCCATCTCGCCTTTGAGCCTCCGGCCCATCTCCTCATCGATCCCCTCGACCGCTTCGACCAGATCGAGAGGTGTCCTGATCTTCCTCTCGCTTCTCTGATCCATGGCAGTTTCGAGGATTCGGCGGGCGTCCTGGTGGCGGGTGAGCCTTCTCACCTTCCGGTAGAAAGCGCTCTTGATGAACCGGTAGGCGTTCTCCACCGAGGTGGGCTCAGGGGTGATCACCAGCATGCCTCCATCGGAGATGAGAAAGAAGTCGAGAACATTGAAGGAGTTTCCCGCCCCGAGATCGACTATGACATAGTCGGCCTTGAGGTTCTGAATGTGCCGGATGATCTTGAGCTTCTGATGGACCTTTGCGTTTGCGGCGTTCAGAACGTCCCGTGCCCCGATAACCAACCCCAGATTGGGCACCTCGGTCCTTACGATCACTTCCTCGATACTATTGATCCGCCCGTTGATGAAATCGTCCAGGGTAGCCACGGGGAGGGACAACCCCAGAAGGGTATGCAGATTGGCTCCTCCCAGGTCCGTATCCACCATGATAACCGCCCGGCCTCGCCTCGAAAGGCTTACACCGAGATTGGCCGCCACGAAACTCTTACCGCTCCCTCCCTTGCCTCCTCCCACGGCAAGAATCTCGGTCCTCCTCGAGACCCCGGTGGAATGACTCGTCACTTCATTGGGCAACCGCGACTCTCCTCTTCAAGAAAGTGAGCCTTCTGCCTCTCCCCGGGAGCAATGAATGGGGTTTCCCCTCGGCCCTGACTAGGCCTCGAGCCGTCCCTCCCTGTAGGCCTTCAGATAGCCTGCACAGTAGGCGTCAACCCCAAGCAGCGTCTCCGCAGTCAGGATGTCGGCCATCATTTTCCGGTCCAGAGGATCGATGATCAGCGAGTCGAGTCCCATGGCCATGGCCATAACGGCAAAAATCTGGTTGAGCTGCTTCCTCAGGGGAAGCCCATAGGAGATATTGCTCAAACCACATATGGTGTGAACCCCCTCGTGGCCCTCCATGATCCGCCTCACAGCCCGGAGAAACTCGATGCCGAAGCTCGAATCTGTGCTCACCGCCATGACAAGGGGATCGACATAGATGTCGTCCAAAGGGATGCCTGCCTGAGTCAGTTTCTCTATCAGTTGCGTAGCCACATCGAACCGCTCACCGGCCGTCTTCGGCATACCCTTGTCGGTCATGCACAGGGCCACGACTTTTGCCTTGTACTTCCCCACCAGAGGCAAAATCTCCTCGAACCGTTTCTGCTCCAAAGAGATCGAATTGATCATGGGCTGCCCCTTGTGAACTGCAAGAGCCGCTTCAATGGCCTTTGGATCCGGGCTGTCCAGACAGAGGGGGACATCGATCCTCGCCTGTATGGTCTCCACGAGCCAGGGGAGATACTCGACCTCCTTGTTCACGAAGACCCCTGCATTCACGTCCACCAGATGGGCTCCTGCCTTGACCTGATCCTCGGCCTCCTTGACTATGAAATCCGCATCTCTGTTCTCGATGGCCGGTTTGATCGCCTTTCGACTCGCATTGATACGTTCACCTACGATAAGCATGAGCAACTCCTTCCCATAGATTTGATTCGAGAGTCCCCCCGGTCCGTTCGGCCGATGGATCAGAGGGGACAGCCCCGTCGCGCCATCCGCTGAGACACGACTTCTCGGGCCATATTACCATGACAACCTGGGGTTTCCAAGGGCCTTGGCCGTGACCCTGGAGAACGCCCCTTCCCTGGAGACTTCGACAAAGACCCGAGGGTCCACGGCCCCCGCCTCGACGGCGGCCCCGAGCGCGGCCTCTGAGGCGACTTCCCGGGCGTGAAGCAGGGCCTCCTCCACCTCGCTATACCTGGCTCTCTCCCCCTCCGCCTGGACGTAGAAACACTGGATGTTCTCGTCTCCGTAAGGGTAGACGAGAGCCTCCCTCACGACCATCACCGACCCGGCCACGGCGCCCACCGCGTTGGCAACATGGGCAAAAGGGGGAAGAAAGAGAGGCGCCTTCAGATACTCGGCCACCCTCTTCAAGAACACACCGGCCGGTGCTCCTATCCCGATGATGGGGAATCTGCTCGATACGGCCACCTCGATGTAGGGGTTCCCGCCCGACACCCCCCGCTCGAGAAACCACTTCCCCCATGGGTCCCTGATTCTCTCCGGGAGGTCGGGGGCCTTTCTCCGGCCCAGAAAGACCAGCACCTCCTCCACAATCGAGACGGCCATATGATGGAAAACCTCCCGGCAAAGGGCCTCCTGTTCCCTTTCAAAAAGAGTACACGCGACGCCCACCGCCGCCCGGGCCGCTTCGGTGCTCCATGCCCTAAACTCACCCGTTACATGGAGTAGATCCGTGGGAGTGAGGGTAGACTGCCCTATCAGCCCCTGGCGGACGAGTTGGTCCGCATTCAGCTGTAATCGATGGTAGAGGCCGAGCCTCTCCAGAACCGACGTGAGAGAACAGGGGGCTCCGCCAAGGATCCTCACCAGTTCTCGCTGTCTTTCGTTTCTCAGGACGGTCGAGTCCGCTGCAAGGGGTTTCGGCAAGAACCAGTATTCCAGGTCCGTCGGTCTCCAGTCGAGGACAGGCCGGTTCCTGAGTCCGAGAAGCTCTTTCTCTACCGCCGGAAACTGTGCGGCAAGGTAGCACAGGGGAACCACCCTGGCAGGGCCGACCCTAAGGGTGCCGTTGAGATGGAAAGAGATCCTGCTGTCTCCACCAAGACCTATGGTGCGGATGTGAGCGGCCCTGACGGCCGTCTCCATCTCTCCCACGCGCGCCCCTTCCTCGCTGACCGCAATCTGGGAATCCTCTATCAAGGCGATATCCGTCGTGGTGCCGCCGACATCGATAACCACGGCGTCCCGATAGGCCGATAGGAATCTCCCCCCGATGGCGCTCGCCGCCGGCCCGGAGAGGATCGTTTCAACGGGCTTTTGAACCGCATCCCTGTCCGGCATGAGAGACCCGTCGCCCTTGACAATCATCAGGGGAGCCTCGATGTGATGGGCCTTGAGGGACTCCCTCACCGCCTCGATAAACTCCTGCATGACGGCCACCAGAGAGGCGTTGAGGCATGCCGTCGTGGCCCGTTTGATGGAATCGAGCCTCGTTGACAACTGGTGGCCGAGCACAACCGGGAGAGAGGACACCTGCCGGACAGCCTCAAAAGCCCGCTCTTCGTGGTCGGTGTTCACGGGGCTGAAGTAGCTGGAAATCGCGAGAGCATCCAGCTCGCCCTCTTTTTCTCTGATCCAGGCTACGATCCCCTCCTGGTCGAGGGGCTCCTTTTCGACCCCTTCCACCGTGTGCCCGCCCCGGAAGTACTCAAAACAGGGCGTGGGAAACCTCTTTTCCAGGTCATACCGCAGGATCAGCTCCCGGTCGTAGCCGATCAGCACAAGCCCCACCCTCCGTCCCTTACCCTCTGCGATCGAATTGGTGGCAAGGGTGCTCGAAATGCAGACGAGTTTCACCGACGACGGATCCTCCAGGGCGAGGCCGTCCAGGGCCGCGGTGATCCCCCTGGTCAGATCTTCCCGAGTCGTCAGCGTCTTGCTCGATGTGACGACCCTCCGGGTCACATAGTCGAGAAGAACCCCGTCCGTATAGGTTCCACCGGTATCGATTCCTATGATGTAATCGGGCTTAGAACGAGAGGGGTTTCTCCCTTTCTGTTTCGATCCCATATCAACCGCCCCTATGATCCAGAGATCTCCAACATGCTAATCCCGTGCCAGCACCGGGGGACCGGGTTCTCTCAACCCGGTCCCCCGTAACAGGCGATACGACTATCACGAGATGACAGGGTCGTGCAAGATCCCCCGTCAAAAAAGCGGGGCCCCCGGCAAAGCCCCGCCTCCGACTTCTTTCGGCCCTTCGACATCCGGGTCAAGAAGCCTTCTTG is a window encoding:
- a CDS encoding P-loop NTPase, producing the protein MPNEVTSHSTGVSRRTEILAVGGGKGGSGKSFVAANLGVSLSRRGRAVIMVDTDLGGANLHTLLGLSLPVATLDDFINGRINSIEEVIVRTEVPNLGLVIGARDVLNAANAKVHQKLKIIRHIQNLKADYVIVDLGAGNSFNVLDFFLISDGGMLVITPEPTSVENAYRFIKSAFYRKVRRLTRHQDARRILETAMDQRSERKIRTPLDLVEAVEGIDEEMGRRLKGEMERFRPKLILNQVRTKGDMEVGFSMRSSCLRFFGIHLDYFGYVAYDNEVWESVQRRKPIVLERPYARASRCIAEITNRLIRQEQAASG
- a CDS encoding methyltetrahydrofolate cobalamin methyltransferase → MLIVGERINASRKAIKPAIENRDADFIVKEAEDQVKAGAHLVDVNAGVFVNKEVEYLPWLVETIQARIDVPLCLDSPDPKAIEAALAVHKGQPMINSISLEQKRFEEILPLVGKYKAKVVALCMTDKGMPKTAGERFDVATQLIEKLTQAGIPLDDIYVDPLVMAVSTDSSFGIEFLRAVRRIMEGHEGVHTICGLSNISYGLPLRKQLNQIFAVMAMAMGLDSLIIDPLDRKMMADILTAETLLGVDAYCAGYLKAYREGRLEA
- a CDS encoding hydantoinase/oxoprolinase family protein; this encodes MGSKQKGRNPSRSKPDYIIGIDTGGTYTDGVLLDYVTRRVVTSSKTLTTREDLTRGITAALDGLALEDPSSVKLVCISSTLATNSIAEGKGRRVGLVLIGYDRELILRYDLEKRFPTPCFEYFRGGHTVEGVEKEPLDQEGIVAWIREKEGELDALAISSYFSPVNTDHEERAFEAVRQVSSLPVVLGHQLSTRLDSIKRATTACLNASLVAVMQEFIEAVRESLKAHHIEAPLMIVKGDGSLMPDRDAVQKPVETILSGPAASAIGGRFLSAYRDAVVIDVGGTTTDIALIEDSQIAVSEEGARVGEMETAVRAAHIRTIGLGGDSRISFHLNGTLRVGPARVVPLCYLAAQFPAVEKELLGLRNRPVLDWRPTDLEYWFLPKPLAADSTVLRNERQRELVRILGGAPCSLTSVLERLGLYHRLQLNADQLVRQGLIGQSTLTPTDLLHVTGEFRAWSTEAARAAVGVACTLFEREQEALCREVFHHMAVSIVEEVLVFLGRRKAPDLPERIRDPWGKWFLERGVSGGNPYIEVAVSSRFPIIGIGAPAGVFLKRVAEYLKAPLFLPPFAHVANAVGAVAGSVMVVREALVYPYGDENIQCFYVQAEGERARYSEVEEALLHAREVASEAALGAAVEAGAVDPRVFVEVSREGAFSRVTAKALGNPRLSW